In Solanum pennellii chromosome 3, SPENNV200, a single window of DNA contains:
- the LOC107012726 gene encoding cyclin-dependent kinase inhibitor 1-like — MDVPLMMRKKRKICDNYTPVVSSDTYEPDGSSMSCCSSNSKSLDLDEKYGEVAEKEEKSIEEEYESEKMPPVEEFDEIELNEIEEFGEEMASVEEFDELELNEIEEFGEEMASVEEFDELELNEMPSLEEEAELDEMLPPLEEPEPPLIPTTEELEEFFTRHEQRISTRLRQNYNFDFEKEEPLEGPFEWVPIRKMKF, encoded by the exons ATGGACGTACCATTGATGATGAGGAAAAAGAGGAAGATATGCGATAATTATACTCCGGTGGTGAGTTCTGACACGTATGAACCGGACGGGAGTTCAATGTCTTGTTGCTCAAGCAACTCGAAATCACTAGATCTAGAT GAAAAGTATGGGGAAGTTGCAGAGAA AGAGGAGAAGTCGATTGAAGAAGAATACGAATCGGAGAAAATGCCTCCAGTGGAAGAATTTGACGAAATAGAATTGAACGAAATAGAAGAATTCGGCGAAGAAATGGCTTCAGTGGAAGAATTTGACGAACTAGAATTGAACGAAATAGAAGAATTCGGCGAAGAAATGGCTTCAGTGGAAGAATTTGACGAACTAGAATTGAACGAAATGCCTTCACTGGAAGAAGAAGCAGAATTGGACGAAATGCTGCCTCCACTGGAAGAACCAGAGCCTCCACTAATTCCGACTACagaagaacttgaagagtttTTTACAAGACATGAGCAAAGGATATCTACAAGGCTTCGACAAAA TTACAACTTCGACTTTGAGAAGGAGGAACCATTGGAAGGTCCTTTTGAGTGGGTCCCGATacgaaaaatgaaattttag